The Mustela erminea isolate mMusErm1 chromosome 6, mMusErm1.Pri, whole genome shotgun sequence genome includes a region encoding these proteins:
- the NACA gene encoding nascent polypeptide-associated complex subunit alpha isoform X1 encodes MPGEATETVPATEQELPQPQAETAVLPVSSALSVTAALRQPESTLPPPCSMAPQQCPLATPNQASPFLPPSSVVSTPFEAPFPQSPSGTILPLGVAPSPTDTPVFLPNLIGPPISPAALALASPMITPAVKDAHSSSAPLALVALAPHSVQKSSAYPLNPLNSPPLIAGAESGSVTSLSTPIVSSEPKTSSIQIPMQVGPNLKGTPIPPGIVSAVPSHLGTPLASIQSGAATCPQMPPTTPPAITPPQFKGIPVSSALTSPQNPESLSIKGPLNSPATLPLSTQSISVAPSVTPVFLTSLGSHLAPLHQGSLDSPVRPLGQTGPNVLSHPKVDAISAAHSPIGASYPSQRSVIPPLSSRNEVAPTSGAPASPLALSIEKDPPAVTGIASFSPGSSNVATSSPLSPTACLILKGSSNATPRQPLVTQIPPPPGSPSLKEAPVSSVGTIPFVLTNPSTISATPTTLEVATCMSPPVSSDPISSKDSASRTASVTAPGAPKELSTPQVTPLGIPVPPPLSVSENSKGLPTSALVKLPKQGNIQTELPSPLGVPVSPEQAGLPTKKDSTLIPLVLATPKNPPSPQSISSSLEIALSPEASLAKVSLVEPLPVVMSASTASSPLGVNSPASVIETDPSSLPLKSSLTTPSIATFPLEHVATAEVAPAVTKGTSTTASTFLDVSLSHKSHPGKKGSSTLTLPVVPPVSESCPVAPAVTLSPQNVSAFPAAIALAPEIPKSEPFPSLHPQGAKKVHGISHTSALAPVASSPEGHPTKDSGACASVNASSKGTYLADSPSPLGTSVSPQTKRRPTKKGSAPPTTLTLSPHSKSVPAIPDISAGNHSSPISPVEVSFLPEASLSSQVPKGSLAKKHSPTLCPKETPDTPPPKEAFTPPAMVPSSPKGAPGTSSSKKSQAAPAPKRAPATPSPKGTPTASAVAPSFPKGDPAAPSPKESSTPAVTPSSPRGTPNPQAVAPPSPKESQATPAPKRAPAAPSPKGPPTTPPVAPPSPKGGQATPSPKETSTPPAVTPPSPKGSQATPAPKRTPMTPPPKGDTATPSPKEASTPPTLTPSSPKKSPPTQPPREAPTSQAPKESQATPAPKGTPTAPAVAPPTPKGGPATPSPKETSAPPAVTPPSLKGGPATPSPKETSTPPAVASSSQKECPATQSPKRALTTPSPKGAPTAPPVAPPSPKGSPATPSPKETSTPPAVASSSQKECPATQSPKGAPTAPPVAPPSPKGSPATPSPKETSTPPAVASSSQKECPATQSPKRALTTPSPKGAPTAPPVAPPSSLKGPQATPIECPATQSPKRASTTPFPKGGPTTPSPKENSTPPAVAPSSRKECPPTQSPKRAPTTPSPKGPPTALSAAPPSPKGAPATLSAKETIPPAVTPSSPKGPPTAPSMSPPSPKGGPATPSAEETSIPPGMTPSSPKDSPATQPPRGASTPQVTAPSSSKESQATPSPKGGQATSSPKESEATSVPKRVPATPPPRGVSTPPAVAPPSPKKSQAAPGPRRAPATRSPKGGQATPSPKETSTPPTRAPSSPRESPATQPPKGTLTVAPPSPKESQATPAPKRAPATPPPKGPPTAPPVAPPSPKGGPATLSPKETSTPPAVAPSSKKAPGAPSLKGSLTPSAVTPSPKESPETPAPKGAPGTPSPKGPSTPPAVTPSSKESPAAPAPKGTSATSSSKRIPGGTPSPKRAQATPSKGAPTPSSESPPSPREAPTSPVSVTCALGSIAPLASKGLPVKKGSTALKTGLVAPAPESIPVVTAPSEKGPLAKKSSATSPPVCPDPSAKNGTKGPLPTMAPAPLTVSAQKVSSKAPKTLPVSPLKSKDSAHFPKSPLTLPLGSVTSTPPATVCSEKVLPKAGSASIPPAPTPSVSLPLTPSPVPPLLPKQQFLPSSPGLVLESPCKPSAPADEDELPPLIPPEPISGGLPFQSVLVNMPTPKPAGIPAPTPSAKQPVLKNNKGSGTESDSDESVPELEEQDSTQATTQQAQLAAAAEIDEEPVSKAKQSRSEKKARKAMSKLGLRQVTGVTRVTIRKSKNILFVITKPDVYKSPASDTYIVFGEAKIEDLSQQAQLAAAEKFKVQGEAVSNIQENTQTPTVQEESEEEEVDETGVEVKDIELVMSQANVSRAKAVRALKNNSNDIVNAIMELTM; translated from the exons ATGCCTGGTGAAGCCACAGAAACCGTCCCTGCTACAGAGCAGGAGTTGCCACAGCCCCAGGCTGAGACAG CTGTGCTTCCTGTGTCTTCAGCCTTGAGTGTCACTGCTGCCTTAAGGCAGCCTGAATCTACCCTACCCCCTCCTTGCTCCATGGCCCCCCAACAATGCCCTCTGGCGACCCCTAACCAGGcttccccattccttcctccctctagtGTTGTCTCAACCCCCTTTGAAGCTCCTTTTCCTCAATCACCCTCTGGAACAATCCTTCCTTTGGGagttgccccttcccccactgacACCCCAGTTTTCCTACCAAACCTAATAGGACCTCCCATCTCCCCGGCTGCCTTAGCTCTGGCCTCTCCCATGATAACTCCAGCTGTGAAAGATGCCCATTCCTCTTCAGCTCCCTTGGCTCTGGTGGCCTTGGCTCCCCACTCAGTTCAGAAGAGCTCTGCTTATCCACTTAACCCTCTTAATTCACCTCCTTTGATTGCTGGGGCTGAGTCAGGGTCAGTAACATCTCTGTCAACTCCCATTGTTTCCTCAGAACCAAAGACCTCTTCTATTCAAATTCCCATGCAAGTAGGCCCTAATCTAAAAGGTACCCCTATCCCTCCAGGTATAGTCAGTGCTGTTCCTTCCCATCTTGGAACTCCCTTGGCCTCTATTCAGTCTGGAGCAGCCACATGTCCTCAAATGCCACCCACCACTCCCCCAGCCATCACTCCCCCTCAGTTCAAAGGCATCCCTGTTTCCTCAGCTCTGACTTCTCCACAAAACCCTGAAAGCCTCAGCATAAAGGGGCCCCTTAATTCACCTGCTACATTACCTCTTTCAACCCAGTCTATATCTGTGGCTCCCAGTGTCACTCCAGTTTTCCTCACTTCTCTGGGCTCTCATCTAGCACCTTTACATCAGGGTTCTCTTGATTCTCCTGTTCGACCCTTAGGTCAAACAGGTCCTAATGTTCTGTCACATCCTAAAGTGGATGCCATTTCTGCAGCTCATTCTCCCATTGGGGCCTCTTACCCTTCTCAGAGATCTGTAATTCCTCCACTTTCTTCCAGAAATGAGGTGGCTCCTACTTCGGGGGCTCCAGCTTCCCCTCTGGCTCTTTCTATTGAGAAAGACCCCCCTGCTGTCACTGGCATAGCTTCCTTCAGTCCTGGCTCATCAAACGTAGCCACCTCTTCTCCATTATCTCCTACAGCCTGTCTCATTCTGAAAGGCTCTTCTAATGCCACTCCTCGTCAGCCTTTGGTGACCCaaattcctcctcctccagggagtCCGAGCTTAAAAGAAGCTCCTGTTTCTTCTGTTGGAACCATCCCATTCGTTTTGACTAACCCCTCCACAATTTCTGCGACACCTACTACCCTTGAGGTAGCTACTTGCATGTCTCCTCCAGTTTCATCAGATCCCATAAGTAGTAAGGACTCAGCTTCCCGCACTGCCTCAGTTACGGCTCCTGGGGCTCCCAAAGAGCTTTCTACTCCTCAAGTAACCCCTCTGGGAATACCAgtcccccctcctctctcagtCTCTGAGAACTCCAAAGGTCTCCCTACATCAGCATTGGTAAAGTTACCAAAACAAGGAAATATCCAAACtgaacttccttctcctcttggaGTCCCTGTGTCACCAGAACAGGCAGGACTCCCTACCAAGAAAGACTCGACTCTAATACCATTAGTACTGGCAACTCCCAAAAATCCCCCCTCTCCCCAAAGTATATCATCATCTCTGGAGATAGCTCTTTCTCCTGAAGCCTCCTTAGCAAAGGTAAGCCTTGTAGAGCCTCTCCCTGTAGTTATGTCAGCAAGTACTGCTTCTTCTCCTCTGGGTGTTAACTCCCCAGCCTCTGTAATCGAGACAGACCCCAGTAGTCTGCCTCTCAAAAGTTCTCTCACCACCCCAAGCATAGCTACATTTCCTCTGGAACATGTTGCTACTGCGGAAGTGGCTCCTGCAGTTACCAAAGGTACCTCCACTACAGCCAGTACTTTTCTAGATGTCTCTTTATCTCATAAAAGCCATCCAGGTAAGAAGGGTAGTTCCACTCTTACTTTACCTGTGGTTCCTCCAGTCTCTGAAAGTTGCCCTGTGGCTCCAGCTGTGACTCTATCCCCCCAGAATGTTTCTGCTTTTCCAGCTGCCATAGCACTAGCCCCAGAAATTCCCAAGTCTGagccctttccctctcttcatcCTCAAGGTGCAAAGAAAGTTCACGGTATTTCTCATACCTCAGCATTGGCACCTGTGGCTTCCTCTCCTGAAGGGCACCCAACCAAGGACTCTGGTGCTTGTGCTTCTGTTAATGCATCTTCGAAAGGGACTTACTTAGCTGactctccatctcctttagggaCTAGTGTGTCTCCTCAAACTAAAAGACGTCCAACCAAGAAGGGTTCAGCTCCTCCTACTACCTTAACTCTTTCTCCTCATTCGAAAAGTGTTCCTGCTATCCCTGATATTTCTGCTGGAAATCACTCCTCCCCTATTTCTCCAGTTGAAGTGTCCTTTCTTCCAGAGGCCAGTCTTTCTTCTCAAGTCCCTAAAGGGTCACTGGCCAAGAAGCATTCCCCCACTCTTTGCCCCAAAGAGACCCCAGATACCCCACCTCCCAAAGAGGCCTTCACTCCCCCAGCTATGGTTCCTTCCTCCCCCAAAGGAGCCCCAGGAACTTCATCCTCCAAAAAGTCACAAGCAGCTCCAGCCCCCAAAAGAGCCCCAGCTACTCCATCTCCCAAAGGGACCCCCACTGCCTCAGCTGTGGCTCCTTCATTCCCCAAAGGGGACCCAGCAGCTCCATCTCCTAAAGAGTCCTCCACTCCAGCAGTGACTCCTTCCTCCCCCAGAGggacccccaacccccaagctgtggcccctccctctcccaaagAGTCCCAAGCAACTCCAGCCCCCAAAAGAGCCCCAGCTGCTCCATCTCCCAAAGGGCCCCCCACTACCCCACCTgtggctcctccctcccccaaaggaGGCCAAGCAACCCCATCCCCTAAAGAGACCTCCACTCCCCCAGCTgtgactcctccctcccccaaagggTCTCAGGCAACTCCAGCCCCCAAAAGAACCCCAATGACTCCACCTCCCAAAGGGGACACAGCAACCCCATCCCCTAAAGAGGCCTCCACTCCCCCAACTTTGACTCCTTCCTCTCCCAAAAAGTCCCCACCTACCCAGCCTCCCAGAGAGGCCCCCACCTCCCAAGCTCCCAAGGAGTCTCAAGCAACTCCAGCCCCCAAAGGGACCCCCACTGCCCCAGCTGTGGCTCCTCCCACTCCCAAAGGGGGCCCAGCAACTCCATCCCCTAAGGAAACCTCTGCTCCCCCAGCTgtgactcctccctctctcaaagGGGGCCCAGCAACCCCATCCCCTAAAGAGACCTCCACTCCCCCAGCTGTGGCTTCTTCCTCCCAGAAAGAGTGCCCAGCTACCCAGTCTCCCAAAAGAGCCCTAACTACTCCATCTCCCAAAGGGGCCCCCACTGCCCCACCTGTagctcctccttcccccaaaggGAGCCCAGCAACCCCATCCCCTAAAGAGACCTCCACTCCCCCAGCTGTGGCTTCTTCCTCCCAGAAAGAGTGCCCAGCTACCCAGTCTCCCAAAGGGGCCCCCACTGCCCCACCTGTagctcctccttcccccaaaggGAGCCCAGCAACCCCATCCCCTAAAGAAACCTCCACTCCCCCAGCTGTGGCTTCTTCCTCCCAGAAAGAGTGCCCAGCTACCCAGTCTCCCAAAAGAGCCCTAACTACTCCATCTCCCAAAGGGGCCCCCACTGCCCCACCTGTagctc CTCCTTCCTCCCTTAAAGGGCCTCAGGCAACTCCCATAGAGTGCCCAGCTACCCAGTCTCCCAAAAGAGCCTCAACCACTCCATTCCCCAAAGGGGGCCCAACAACCCCATCCCCTAAAGAGAACTCCACTCCCCCAGCTGTGGCTCCTTCCTCCCGCAAAGAGTGCCCACCTACCCAATCTCCCAAAAGAGCCCCAACTACTCCATCTCCCAAAGGGCCCCCCACTGCCCTATCTgcggctcctccctcccccaaagggGCCCCAGCTACCCTATCTGCTAAAGAGACCATTCCCCCAGCTGTGACTCCTTCCTCTCCCAAAGGGCCCCCCACTGCCCCATCTatgtctcctccctcccccaaagggGGCCCAGCAACCCCATCTGCTGAAGAGACCTCCATTCCCCCAGGTatgactccctcctcccccaaagacTCCCCAGCTACCCAACCTCCCAGAGGGGCCTCCACCCCCCAAGTTAcagctccttcctcttccaaaGAGTCCCAAGCAACTCCATCTCCCAAAGGGGGCCAAGCAACTTCCTCACCCAAAGAGTCTGAAGCAACTTCAGTCCCCAAAAGAGTTCCAGCTACCCCACCTCCCAGAGGGGTCTCCACTCCCCCAGCTgtggctcctccctctcccaaaaAGTCCCAAGCAGCTCCAGGCCCCAGAAGAGCTCCAGCAACTCGATCTCCTAAAGGGGGCCAAGCAACCCCATCCCCTAAAGAGACTTCCACTCCCCCAACCagggccccttcctcccccagagaGTCCCCAGCTACCCAGCCTCCGAAAGGGACCCTCACTGTAGCTCCTCCCTCCCCTAAAGAGTCTCAAGCAACTCCAGCCCCCAAAAGAGCCCCAGCTACTCCACCTCCTAAAGGgccccccactgccccacctgtggctcctccctcccccaaagggGGCCCAGCAACCCTATCCCCTAAAGAGACTTCCACTCCCCCAGCTGTTGCTCCTTCCTCAAAAAaagccccaggtgccccatctctcaAAGGGTCCCTTACACCCTCAGCTGTGACTCCTTCCCCCAAAGAGTCTCCGGAAACCCCAGCCCCCAAAGGGGCTCCAGGAACCCCATCTCCCAAGGGGCCATCCACTCCCCCAGCTGTGACTCCTTCCTCCAAAGAGTCTCCGGCAGCTCCAGCCCCGAAAGGGACCTCAGCAACTTCATCCTCCAAAAGAATCCCAGGAGGAACTCCATCCCCCAAGAGAGCCCAGGCTACCCCATCCAAAGGCGCCCCCACTCCCTCATCTGAgagtcctccctcccccagagagGCCCCTACCTCTCCAGTTTCAGTCACATGTGCCCTGGGGTCCATTGCCCCTCTGGCTTCTAAAGGCCTACCAGTAAAGAAAGGCTCCACAGCTCTCAAAACAGGACTTGTTGCCCCAGCTCCAGAAAGTATACCAGTTGTCACAGCTCCTTCTGAGAAAGGTCCACTGGCCAAGAAGAGTTCTGCTACTTCACCTCCTGTGTGCCCCGATCCTTCAGCTAAGAATGGTACTAAAGGACCCCTTCCTACAATGGCTCCAGCCCCCCTGACAGTCTCTGCTCAGAAAGTCTCTTCAAAGGCTCCCAAAACGCTCCCTGTTTCTccattaaaaagcaaagattCTGCCCATTTCCCAAAGAGCCCTTTGACTCTTCCTCTTGGGTCTGTGACATCTACTCCTCCAGCAACAGTTTGCTCTGAGAAGGTCCTTCCTAAAGCTGGATCAGCATCTATCCCTCCAGCACCCACCCCAtcagtctctctgcctctcactcccTCCCCAGTTCCCCCTCTGCTTCCTAAACAGCAATTTCTGCCGTCCTCACCTGGGCTGGTGCTGGAATCACCCTGTAAGCCCTCAGCCCCTGCTGATGAGGATGAGCTGCCGCCTCTGATTCCCCCGGAACCAATCTCGGGGGGACTGCCTTTCCAGTCGGTCCTCGTCAACATGCCCACCCCCAAACCTGCTGGGATCCCTGCCCCAACCCCCTCTGCCAAGCAGCCTGTTCTGAAGAACAACAAGG GGTCTGGAACAGAATCTGACAGTGATGAATCAGTACCAGAGCTTGAGGAACAGGATTCCACACAGGCAACCACACAACAAGCCCAG ctggCAGCAGCCGCTGAAATTGACGAAGAACCAGTCAGTAAAGCAAAACAGAGCCGGAGTGAAAAGAAGGCACGGAAG GCTATGTCCAAACTGGGTCTTCGACAGGTTACAGGAGTTACAAGAGTCACTATCAGGAAATCTAAGAATATTCTCTTTGTCATCACAAAACCAGATGTCTACAAGAGCCCAGCTTCAGATACCTACATAGTTTTTGGGGAAGCCAAG ATCGAGGATTTATCTCAGCAAGCACAACTGGCAGCTGCTGAGAAATTCAAAGTTCAAGGTGAAGCTGTCTCAAACATTCAAGAAAACACACAGACTCCAACTGTACAAGAGGAGAGTGAAGAGGAAGAG